ttttaacatttactttattttttcacagagagagaggaagggagagaaagaaacactgatttgttgctccacttgtttatgcattcactggttgcttcttgtgcgaGCCCCGACCAgacactgaacccacaaccctggcgtgTTGGGACACTCTCACCCattgagctgcccggccagggcttcACCTTGTTTCTTAAAGAACAATTATTATTTAGGTCACTGTATCAGTTGTATACATGCAAGTATTATGTTTTGTTTCATTAACCAAGAGGATGTGTTAAAATGTATCATTCTCAAGGATTAACATATTCATATAATTGTATCAATATTCTGTATATGTTCTGGTGTAATAGTACTAAATACACACaccttttgacatttttctttttgatgtgtttttctttaatgtctaTTAACTAccactttgtttctttaaaatgattcATTCATCCTAACAGTGAGAACCTAAATATTGCTTATACCAATGGTCACCAGGCAAAGAACAAAGGCAGGCTTGCTTCTGCAGCTCAACGGTATGGAAGGGGAACCGTACGTGTATCTTCCCCAGCGGTCTCGGGACAACTAGGACAAACGGTGTTTAGGTAAAGTGAGCACTTCAGCTGTGCTGGGAATGAGTGAGGAGATGGAACTTCAGATTATAGGTATAAGTGCCTTGAGTAAACTCTCCTAATTTCTGGAAGTGCTGCTTCTAAACGTTTTCAAAGAGCTCTTAGATGTTtaatctaaaatcaaaaataagcccgggttggtgtggctcagtggattgagtgccagcctacaaaccaaaggattgctggttcaattcccagtcagggcacatgcttgcattgcgggccaggtccctggttgggggagtacgagaggcaaccacacagtgatgtttctctccctctcttcctcccttcccttctaaaataaataaataaaatttaaaaataaaactaaaatggaactgtcttCCTGTCTTACATCTTGCTGCTAGTAATTTTGCTGAATATCCACAGGATGATTCTTCCTATATTGTATGGTAATTGATTAATAAACTGATAATGTCTTGTATCATTTCCACTGGGTGAAGAATGGACTGAGGTTTTCTCTCCATCCAGCCCACTTATGTTTCTCTGATCTGCTCCCAGGTGGCAAAGCTCAGTTTCTGTTTCTGTGTCAAATGCCATCTGGTGACACATCTGTGGCCCTGTGCATTCTAGAAGTAAGGTAACTAGTCCCTGAAGGACTTCAGAGAGGAAACAGTCAGTAATGATACTGGTATAGCCTTCCAGAGCAGGAGCTCGTACCTAAGCAATTCCCCACTGTCAGAATGGTCTAGCGTCATCAACCCACTAATACAGGGGGTCACACTCAtgttcacggggggccacatcagcctcccggttgccttcaaagtgccgaatgtcattttaggactgtgtaaatgtaactgcttaactaggggcaaggagctcggcgctgctgccggggagaaacaaggtgccgggccggataaaacaaggtggagggccggattcagcctttgggccttgtgtttgccacctgtgggctaATGAATAAGACCCTATTTATAGGGACACCAACACACTAATGCTTGGTGGTACAGCTTCTGAACTTTCACAGCATGGAAGGTGTGCATCCCAACTACACAGAGGGATGCCAGCATGAGCAGAAGAGTCCTTCCTTGACCTTTTCATGGGATTCTTGCTTTTTCCTGTCAGAACCATGGAATCcctaattttaaacattttctacaCATGGTTAACTTTCGTACATACTCAGAGATGTTTTCTTCTGAAGTTAAGGTGGTTTTCTGGGCCGTGCTCTTTGGAATCCAGTTTTGGAGGGCTGCGTGTCTGCAGACTAGGGACATGCGTGCGCCCTCTGTTTCTTCAGGGTACGCCCCGTCCGGTGGGGGTGCATGGGTGGGCACAGGGGGGCTCAGGAGGACAGGTTTGTGCTCCAAGACCTAGACAGACAAGTGTACTCTGTGCAAAGTAGGAGTGACACTGGGGCCGTGTCAAGGGAGCAGGTGTGAACAAGCAGGTTGGTAGCAGAATGCAAGGACCCACGGGCAAGTGCCCGCGGCGCTCAGATTAGTGCGGAGAATGATCATTTGTTTTGAACCTAAAGTATAAAGCACATGAGGGATGCTCGGAATGTAGCATCAGACAGAGTGTGGATGCTGAGAAAGGCTCGATCTGAATAGCGACCCATGTCAGATCCGCTTTATTTTGAGGAATTACCTGTATTTATAGTCATCAGTTAACTCATCCAAGCAGACAATAAAATGCATATGTTATGGAGACTGGTGAGGACGCATATTTacatacagggtgtggcaaaagtagcttcacagttgtgagtacttgAACATTTATCCTTGTATAGttatttattgtataatttttcatACGAGCAcctgtaaatgtatttttgtccAACCTTGGATCCTACTTATCTTATACTAAGCAGTGCTTAATACACAGTAAGAAATAGTGTTTACATGGCAATGAGAACCAGATAGCCGGCCGCTAGCCTGACGCTGCCGGGCTGTGACTTTTCTCACATGGAGCAGAAACGATTTCACCCAACCACCCCTGATGCACCTCCCTGAAAGTGACAAGTCAAGGCAAAGGGAAAGCACCGTTATGATCATGTCTTTAAAGTGGCTAAATACGGCACAGAATCCACATCCCAGAGATGAGCAAAAAGCCACCAATTCTTGCAAATGTGAGTGGGGTCTCTTTTCCAATTACTTTTAGTAAAGCACAATTTACTCTGCTTTCAGATAAGAATTTAAGATATCCAAtcataaatgtttttatgttctGACAGCTTGTAATCCAGGGTAAAAGGACACTCCCTTTAACATTCACTCAAGTCATCTAACACAAGTCTAAAGGCTGGACATAGATCAACATATGTCCAAAAGTCGCGTCATAACATGTCCTTACTCACACACCCTACGTTCCTGCACAAGGGGAATCGATCCTCTCCAGCGCTCAAAGCCAATACACCTCACAGTTTCTTAGGTCATAGGTCTGACCCTAGTGGTCTGGCTGGAGAACATTAATAAAATGGGGTTTTACCGATTCATGCATCACAAGTTATAGTAAAGACAACATTTTAAGTACAGAGAGTAGCTGAATGAAAATACTGCCTACACTGGTATGCATCTGGTGTTACTGACTAAAACACACACTAGTGTTAGCTAAGGATGGCAGGTCAAGACGACACAGTAAACGCTGTGCTCATTCCACCCACGACCGCACAAAAATTATAACCACGATGCagaataccgtattttgccacgtataatgtgcacttttttgcccaaatttttaatggaaaaataggtatgtgcattatacatgggtagtattaattccatatctgtataaatgtttttaattctttcatttatgcttacgtgttaaaagtgtaactctagaaagcactATCAAtacctgtatgcaaaataatatcctaGAATACGATAATtcgttttgtttctaaatataaataactgaattaaaaaattacgagcctggctggtgtggctcagtggattgagcattggactatgaaccgaaaggtcactggtttgattcctggtcagggcacatgcctggggtgcaggcctggcccccaggtgggggtgtgcaagaggcaaccagtcaatgtttctctcacgcatcaatgtttctctcccttccttccttctctctaaaagtaaataaaatgttaaaaaaattaaacaaaagtttTCCTGAGAGTTTGCACCCAAAAGTGTGGGTGCGCATTACGCACGGGGAACACAGTATACACGGCAAAGTACAGtaaccatcattgagaaccacttgaagactagctgaacagaaacCACAActaaggaaatgaggaagaagctaTGTCAATACTGGCAGACGGGGTGGAAATGGGAAGTGGGCAGCGGCTAAGGGTGGGCGGTTCCTTTAGGTAGAGGGAGGAGTTTCCAGCAGGAATTCTGAAAAGCAAGATTAACAGTAGCTTCTGCCTTCCCCCATCAACTCCCACATGCCAGACTTGAGGTGTCCTGTTTAAAAATCCTAACATTACAGTGAAAAAACCATCCCTTAGTTTCATCCACACCTTTCCTCTGCAAAGACTGTATGGAAGAGGAATAAACCTATTTTCACAGAAAACAATTTTGATCCAACTTACTCAGAGaaacacatcatatttaaaaattgttcaggAAGAAATCctaagttttcaaaaattttcagAATGGCTTTTTGTAAACTCCCACCTGCTTTCTCCTGGTCATTTATATAGTAAGTGGCCAATAAAAGATCAATGTGTTTCTAGGAGTATGTGTGTCCCAGGAAAGAggtgagggaagggggtggttGCTCTCATGATacctacagaaaaaatacaaaactgcTGTTCTGTTGATCTCGGCCTATTGAGAGAGACGCCATCGCTAGGAATGCCTAAAATGCTATTGTGACAAGCCCCCCTAGACGTTCTGTGGCTAATCCAGCTCTCGTGTTCTTATGATTATAAGATGCACTTCAGCAAAAAACCATCAGGGAACTTAGCACAAAATTTCTTACAAGTTCTGGAGAGTACACAGCATGGCCCAGGGCCACAGTGAAGTTGTGGGGAGACAGTGTAGACCCTGGGCTCTGCCTTTTCTTGGGGTCAAGGGTGGGATGCCTGGGGTTTCATAGGTTTACTCCTAATTGACAAAGTGAAACAAACATAAGAGCAGAAATTAGGctaagagaagagaaaagcatgGTTAAGTGGTCACTTGACTGGTTTACCCAGCACTTTTTGAAAGGGAAATTTCATGGGTCAAGGCAGCCTGCTCGTGCAAGTAGTTGTTTCACTAGTCGCTGTGTGATACAGCCGGCGATGTGCTTATTTGTTTGTGATGGACGCCTCTGAGGTGGATGCCCTGTCAACCAAACACTTACTGTCAAGCACTTACGATACAATGAGGAAAGTTTAATGTAAGGCACTTCCACTGCAATGTTACATAAAAGTTCAACTTACTGTCCTCTTTAAAGCATATTTCAAAGTACCATGGGTCCAATAAacttcaaaatgaaaacagaaaataggtATTAACTGAAAAAACACTATTCAAACTTATACACTATACCTGAAAGAAGACTTAAGAGAATTCTTTCTTACATAAGCATTTATTTCTGAAAGAACTGGAAATTTATCACTTAATGATCCgtttaaaaaatgagatgttGACAAACATAATACCATATTtataacttctaaaatatttctttcctggTATGAATTTCCTGGAGCACTATATAATAAGTAGAATGTTTCCCAAGATTATTTAAAGTTGTAAGATTCCTGTCTAGAAAGAACGTCTGAACCTAAAACTTTCGAGGGTCACGTCCCTTCGCGGAGTTGCTATCCAGTGTGCAATTTCACGTGGTTCCTAAAGGACGAGGGCCACTTGAAGGCTTTTCCACACTCTGTACACTTGTGGGGTTTCTCCCCGGTGTGCATTCTCCCGTGCTTCTGTAAGGACGAGGCCcagctgaaggctttcccacactgcGTGCACTCgtaaggcttctctcctgtgtgggTTCTCATGTGACCTTGAAAGGACCTGGAAGAATTGAAAGCTTTcccacatttttcacatttgtaCAGTTTCTCTTCAGTATGAATTCTCACATGTTCTTGAAAGTTTGAGGACCAAGTGAAGGCTCTTCCACACTGTTTACACttgtaaggtttctctccagtgtgagtccTCACGTGACCTTGGAAGGACTTGGGGgaactgaaagctttcccacagCTTTCACAGGTATAGAGTTTCTCTCCAGTATGTGTCCTCACGTGGGCTTGAAAGGTTTCGGGCcagctgaaggctttcccacatttcTTACATTCATAGGTTTTCTCTGCTGTGTGAATCTTGACGTGTCGGGTCAGGGAGTAGGAATGACGAAAGGTTTTCCCGCATGCTTTACACGCATAGGGCTTCACCCCAGTGTGTGTTATCATGTGCCTTTGAAGTTCTGAGGGGTAaatgaaggctttcccacattcctgACATTTATACAGCTTCTTTCCTGTGTGAGTTCTCGCGTGTCTAGTGAGACTGGAGAGCTCACTGAAGGACCTCGCACACTGCTGGCATTCGTAGTTTTTCTCTGCAGTGTGCGTCCTGGTGTGCCGGCTGAGGCAGTAGAAGTAAGGAAAGGCTCTCCCACATAATCTACACCCGTAGGGCTTCTCCCCACTGTGAGTTCCTAGGTGTGAGGCACAAATGTAGCCCTGCTTGCATTCCTGACGCTGAAATGGTTCATGTCCACGGTGAGCTCTAACATGCTTCTTAAGGGAAGAAAGATGCGCGAAGCCTTTTCCACACTTGGTGCATTCATACGGTTTAATTCCCACAGGAATGGTTTTGTGCAGATTAAGGTCGGGAATGTGAATGAAGGTTTCGCCATGCTGATTTCCATCATTACGCTCACAGAACCTGTCCACCACGTGATCGCTGTTAAAAGTGAGAACCGCTTTATTAACAGTatgtttctttgtgattttttattAACAATTAGTAAGTATATAACTACATCTCTAACTACGTTTCAGTATATGGGAGGTTTTCCTACCCGCTCTAAGCAGTTTGGAAGTTGAGTAAACTACACACTCTGGAAGGGAGTTCAGGTATATTCTCTATTCATAGGCTATTTGCTGTATGTGGGATTTTCCTATCACTGTTTCTAACCGAATTGTTTCACACACTCAATgtgtaatttaaattaaaaaaaatttttttgttgttaaatccATGTGAATGAACAGATGTAGAGCTaggattataatttttatgtttacaaGTTTATGACAGAGACTCCCTTCCGGGATACCACCACTTTCTCTTACGAGGGCGCTCACCTCAGAGGCCTCCTGTGCTTTTGTCGCTCATCTTCGCTGCTCTGGTCTTCCCCATTTTTTGCTAAAATGTAGATACAAGAATTATTTCTTGTGAATCTtgctattttctgtttgttaGATATTTTTTCCTCCTGCATATCCTGCTGAATAACGGGCCCACTGGCTGTAAACAGCGTCTCATTATCtgaaacaaaagtaaacaaatatcCTAAGGAATCAGGAAGGCATTGTGAGCAAAGACAGACTTTCTGAGGAGTTCAGCACTTGCAAGACTTCACCAGTGACAGGCACGAGGGGTCAAAATGACGGGTAGCTCCCTAAAGACGATCAAATTTTCAAACAAGAAATTCTCTGGGAACCCATATAATGACCCCTCAAGACTATACCCACACCAATGATGCCCAAGAACCTCCAAATCTTTTAAACCAAGACAAGCAAACAGTAACGcagtaaaatacaaagagaaaatgttgCAAGTTTTGTAaggatatttttcttcaaataagtgcATAAAGTAAATGATTaagcatcattttttttcttccaaagacaTTCTTATGCATTTTACATGGACGTTTTATGAGCAGCCCTGAATAtagcttaaaattttatttgatccACTAAAGTCTACTGAGCCTGTGAAACTGTTAGCAACTCTGTTTGCTTAAGCTGCCCTGACCGCTGCTGACCACTGCTGACCACTGCACCGACAGAAACATCTGCGCGTCCAAAggccagggttttttttctggccaatttatttaaagtatattttgttgattatgctattacaattgtcctaatttttttctccctttcactcccctccaccctataccccccacctccagcattccccacccccttagttcatgtccatggatcatgtaagttcttctctatttcctacagtattcttaacctccccgtctattttatgcccaccaattatgcttcttattcctgtaccttttcctccctattctccccctccccactgataaccctccacgtgatctccatttctgtgactctgttttgttttttaggttcagttgttgatagttatgactTTGTTGTCactttgttgttcatagtttttgatcttctacttcttagataagtccctttaacatttcatttaacaagggcttggtgaggatgaactcctttagcttgaccttatctgggaagcactctatctgcccttccattctgaatgaaagctctgctggatagagtcatcttggacaTAGGTCTAAGGGCCAGATTTCTATTGCTTTGCAATCATACCTCAATGCTTGAGTTATTAATAATAGTCTGCTTCTTGGAAACTTAAAACTAAATCATCTGATAGTTAACTGGTTACTTTAAAAAGTCCATGGGAAAACTTTAAAGTTATGAGAATTTAAATAAGAtgcttttaaatgaaaacaaaactaaaaacaagaCGGACAAAGTCCCAGTTTAATGCCCAGATTTCCACTGTCACGGAAACATCTTTAGATTTTAGGTCCATGGTGGCTGCGACCACCCGGGTCTCATTTACCAGTTACTCCTTTCCTGCATGCCAGGTCTTGGAAGGGCACTGATGAGAAGTGCTTGTTCATAAGGGACTCGGTGAAATGATGGTGTCGTCCTTACCCACAGAGGCCAGGTTCTGGAAGTTTTCCAGCATCACATCTCTGTAGAGGTTCCTCTGAGCAGAGTCCAGCAGAGCCCACTCCTCCAGGGTAAAGTCCACCGCCACGTCCGCAAAGACCAccgagtcctgaaacaccaaacgTGTGCAGGAGGATGGGTGGGTCTGAAAGCACTGGGGTCTCCTGTGACGGTTCACACTCACTTCCCAGTACAGAGAACAGCACCACTCACACTATGAACTGGCCTCTGCCGTTTACTGTGACTCCTCCTGTCTTACTCTATCTACTGCAGGGTCCAGAGAGATGGTACACAGATGAAATAAATGCTTTCACCTGAAAATATGCAGGCACAGGCTAACTCAGCAAGCCTGAGTTGTCCAAACACTAACCATTGTTTAGGACTAATCCTTGACTGGCTCCTGGAACAAAGTGGGTGGGCCCTTGGAATCATCTGCCACTGAGAGTGTCTGTGTACGGCCGGGGCCTTGGGCCACAGCAGAAATTATGCTGACAGTGTGACTTATCAGCAGTAAGTCATACTGTCCACCTGGGACACACCGCATCATAGAATTCTGGACGAGCCGAGCGTTGAGTTGTGAAGGTCAGTCACACAGTGACCAACCCTCAATAAAAACCCCAGGCTCCAAGGCTTGGCTGAGGTCCCCTAACATTAGTCAGTAACATTTCAAACATGTTGTTATACAGTAAGGTCTGGGCATGCATATGCGCTGAAAGGGGACAACTGAAGTTTCAGCCTGGCTTCTGTTGGTTTTCACCCTATGTGCCTTTTTCCACCACTAATTTTAATGTGTCCTTTCTCTGTAATAAATTGCAACATGTGTGTAACCACTTTTCTGAAGTAAGCCCTGTGTCTTCATACCTGAGGGTGGTCCTAGAGACCCTTGACACAGAGGACTATCAACCCCTTGTGATAAACACCAACCTACACATCCAGACACCCACTGATCTCCCAAGATTAAAACTGCAGAGTGACCCACACATACATCACAGCGAAAATGGTGAAAGCCCAagagaaaacattgaaaacagaaagagaaaagtatgTCACTTAAAAGGGAAGCCCAGGGTTAATCCAAGATAATGgcagagtaagtagaagctacactccctgcttcccaggaccaaactggaattacaactaaaatatagaacagtcaacctgaataaccaactgaacactagctgaacagaagtcttataacgaAGGATTTACAGAGGAAGCTACTTTGAGAGTcataggaagggcagagatgcgaAAAAGGCTGGCCCCACTCCCCTGCGAGGTATCTGAGATTCTGGAGAGATCTCTCCAGAACCTGCTGAAGTGAGTTCCAACCTGCTGACTTGGTGTCGTCAGCCCCACATGgcagctcatacactgtggttGAGGTTGATCCTCACAGTCAACCAGCTTGAGCATTGAACCCATGCACGAACagaccaacagcaatcaagactcagttAAAACAGGAGGGCTCACATCACCCGCACAAGAGGCATTTCTGGGgaacccagctcaggtgatcaaggacaCTGCACCACTggatcccacaggacacctactacataaggccaccccatCAAGACTAGGAAACAGAGCAGATATACTTCATAtatagaaacaaaagcaaagaggcAGCCcgaatggggagacaaagaaacatgccccaaatgcaAGAACGGGAGAGCCCTGCCTggctggctcagttggagcatagTCCTGATACagcagggttgcaggtttgattcccaaccagggcacataaaagaatcaccCAGTGAAtccatcaataagtggaacaacacaccagtatttttttctccctctaaaatcaatgaatgggGGAAAAACAGAACggaagaaatctccagaaaaagagttaaataaaatagatacaagcaacttatcagatataaagttcaaaagaatggttataaggatgcatAAGAAACTTAATGCAAATTACAAAAAACTTAGTGAGAACACcgtgaaaaaggacatagaaaccataataAAAAAACCAGTGAGagtgaaaaatacagtatctaaaatgaagaatgcACCAGAAGGAATAAACCTAGGTCAGATGAAACACTGAATCAgctatttggaagacaaagtagcagaaaacacccaattagaccagcaaaaaggaaaatgaatttttaaaaatgaggacagtttaaGGGACTTTTGTggcaacatgaagtgtaacaacgtCTGCATGACAGGGGCACAGAAAGAGATGAGAGGGCTCAAGAACCTATTTGGATAAATAACGACTAAAAACTTTTCTAACCTGGTTAAGgagaaagacacacaagtccaggaagtgcagagagtcccaaacaagaggaaaccaaagaggcccacagcaagacacatcataattaaaacggcaaagattaaagacaaaaagagaatcttaaaagtagcaagagaaagtcagttacctataagggagctcgcataagactcagctgatttctcaacagaaacttttcaggccagaagggatttgCATGAAATAGccaaagtgatgaagagcaaggacctacaacctttacccagtaaggctattatttaaaactgaagaagaaataaagaccttcccagacaagaaaaagctaaaggggttcattaccaccaaatcagtattaggaagaggaaggagggaggaggaaagaaagagggggaaggaagaagaagggaggcaggaagaaggaaggacattgatgtttctctccctctcttcctccattttcctctctctaaaaaaaaaataagtaaaatctttaaaaaatagaataaccctggctgttgtggctcagtggattgagtgccagcctgcaaaccaaagagttgccagttcgattcccagtcagggcacatgcctgggttggaggcttatgagaggcaaccacacattgatgtttgtctccctctcttccacacttcccctctctctgaaaataaatgaaatgttaaaaaaaaaaaaactggaaaaagaataagcaaagcccaaagtgagtagaagaaaggaaataacaaagatcagagcagaaataaatcagacagagtctaaaaaacaacacaaaagatcaatgaaaccaagagctggttctttgaaaagataaacaagattgacactAACActtttaactagactcatcaagaaaaaaagagagagggcccaaatacataaaataaaatgaaaagtgaaagaagagaagtaaTAACTGACAGCACGGGAATACtaagtattgtaagaaaatattacaaacaactacatgccaactaATTGGACAAtctaaataaaacagataaatccCTAGacacatacaatcttctaaaactaaatcaggaagaatcagaaaatctgaacagactgattacaaCTACGGAAATTGATGCAgcaatcaaaaatctcccaaaaaACACCAGTCCTGGACTaccacaggtgaattttacccaacatttaaagaactaacacctacCCTCTccaatattccaaaaaattcaagaggaaagaCGACTCCCAGCTTGTTTTACAAGGTCAGCattttcctaattccaaaaccagatacagacaccacaataaaagataattataggccaatatccctgatgaacacacatgataaaatcctcaacaaaatattagcaaaccagatccagcaatacattaaaaacatacaccttgatcaagtggaatttattccagggatgcaaggtacACTATCGGGTACAATATCTGtgaatcaataaacatgatataccacataaacaaatgaaggattaaaaaaaaatcacatggtcatatcaatagatgcagaagaagcatttgataaaatctaggacccactaatgattaaaaaaaaaaaaaaaaaaaaaacccctctcagcacagtgagaatagagggaacgtacctcaacataacaacggccacatatgacaaacccacagccgacatcacactcaatgggcaaaagcagAAGTATTTcccctaagatcagaaacaagacagggatgtctgctttcgcCACTCTTATTTAACACGGAACTGCAATTCGTAGCCACAGGACtcagacaagaagaagtaaaaggcatccaaattggaaaggaagaagtaaaactcactATTtctagatgacatgatactgtatttAGAGAACCCTAGTGATTCCCCCCAaacctactagaactgataaattaattcagtaaagtggcaggatacaaaataaatatccagaaaccggttgcatttttatacaccaatcgTGAACTAACacaaagggaaactaagaaaacaatcccatttacaactgcatcaaaaaaacccaacaaaacaaaacacctaggaataaatttaaccaaggacataaacgacctgtactcagaaaattgtaagacactgaagcaAGACACTGAAGACGATAAAAATAAGTGGAgatatatactgtgttcatggatagaaagaattaacattaagatgtccatactacccaaagcaatctatacattcaacacGATTCTTATCACAACACCAATGGCGTATtttatagaactagaacaaatattccagagATTTA
This window of the Desmodus rotundus isolate HL8 chromosome 9, HLdesRot8A.1, whole genome shotgun sequence genome carries:
- the LOC112312550 gene encoding zinc finger protein 57 isoform X2 — protein: MDSVVFADVAVDFTLEEWALLDSAQRNLYRDVMLENFQNLASVDNETLFTASGPVIQQDMQEEKISNKQKIARFTRNNSCIYILAKNGEDQSSEDERQKHRRPLSDHVVDRFCERNDGNQHGETFIHIPDLNLHKTIPVGIKPYECTKCGKGFAHLSSLKKHVRAHRGHEPFQRQECKQGYICASHLGTHSGEKPYGCRLCGRAFPYFYCLSRHTRTHTAEKNYECQQCARSFSELSSLTRHARTHTGKKLYKCQECGKAFIYPSELQRHMITHTGVKPYACKACGKTFRHSYSLTRHVKIHTAEKTYECKKCGKAFSWPETFQAHVRTHTGEKLYTCESCGKAFSSPKSFQGHVRTHTGEKPYKCKQCGRAFTWSSNFQEHVRIHTEEKLYKCEKCGKAFNSSRSFQGHMRTHTGEKPYECTQCGKAFSWASSLQKHGRMHTGEKPHKCTECGKAFKWPSSFRNHVKLHTG
- the LOC112312550 gene encoding zinc finger protein 57 isoform X1; the protein is MNKHFSSVPFQDLACRKGVTDNETLFTASGPVIQQDMQEEKISNKQKIARFTRNNSCIYILAKNGEDQSSEDERQKHRRPLSDHVVDRFCERNDGNQHGETFIHIPDLNLHKTIPVGIKPYECTKCGKGFAHLSSLKKHVRAHRGHEPFQRQECKQGYICASHLGTHSGEKPYGCRLCGRAFPYFYCLSRHTRTHTAEKNYECQQCARSFSELSSLTRHARTHTGKKLYKCQECGKAFIYPSELQRHMITHTGVKPYACKACGKTFRHSYSLTRHVKIHTAEKTYECKKCGKAFSWPETFQAHVRTHTGEKLYTCESCGKAFSSPKSFQGHVRTHTGEKPYKCKQCGRAFTWSSNFQEHVRIHTEEKLYKCEKCGKAFNSSRSFQGHMRTHTGEKPYECTQCGKAFSWASSLQKHGRMHTGEKPHKCTECGKAFKWPSSFRNHVKLHTG